Proteins from a single region of Xenopus laevis strain J_2021 chromosome 9_10S, Xenopus_laevis_v10.1, whole genome shotgun sequence:
- the LOC121398976 gene encoding uncharacterized protein LOC121398976 isoform X2 has translation MMAYKHVVGIFSRDTRDKFDWLIRFLLTIPGVNDVRTIHIANTNYIEVMDEAFKCTFAILYHSKNRGRINVADVTDALYDKELDDLSRCLGRDRVIVVIDDVEDSCLEAKNNILQKQPSIGRLTIELYLFGDQDKNYQGEASNFTGNKLVHMKRLISGKINKDHRPETSVNYVQYPKHACIVLFGICITVIISLVVTLSRLVCGEKNVTLTCKH, from the exons ATGATGGCATACAAGCATGTGGTCGGCATCTTTTCACGAGATACTCGGGATAAGTTTGATTGGCTAATCCGTTTCCTCCTGACCATACCTGGAGTGAATGACGTTCGAACTATACATATCGCTAACACCAACTATATAGAGGTTATGGACGAGGCCTTTAAGTGCACCTTTGCCATCCTGTACCATTCCAAGAACAGAGGAAGGATAAATGTAGCCGACGTGACAGACGCTCTCTATGACAAAGAACTGGACGATTTGTCTCGTTGTCTAG GAAGAGATAGGGTCATTGTAGTGATAGATGATGTGGAGGACAGCTGTTTGGAGGCCAAGAACAATATCCTGCAGAAGCAGCCGAGCATTGGGAGACTGACCATAGAACTCTACCTCTTCGGTGACCAGGACAAGAATTATCAAGGAGAAGCATCAAATTTCACTGGAAACAAATTGGTTCATATGAAGAGGTTAATAAGTGGGAAAATCAACAAGGACCATCGTCCTGAAACCTCAG TAAACTATGTCCAGTATCCG AAACACGCTTGTATCGTTCTCTTTGGAATTTGCATAACTGTTATAATCAGTCTGGTTGTTACTCTGAGTAGACTAGTCTGTGGAGAGAAGAACGTTACTCTCACCTGTAAGCATTAA
- the LOC121398976 gene encoding uncharacterized protein LOC121398976 isoform X1 — protein sequence MMAYKHVVGIFSRDTRDKFDWLIRFLLTIPGVNDVRTIHIANTNYIEVMDEAFKCTFAILYHSKNRGRINVADVTDALYDKELDDLSRCLGRDRVIVVIDDVEDSCLEAKNNILQKQPSIGRLTIELYLFGDQDKNYQGEASNFTGNKLVHMKRLISGKINKDHRPETSVNYVQYPADRSFLQRINNVRKHVLRARLFYQITNLSKKHACIVLFGICITVIISLVVTLSRLVCGEKNVTLTCKH from the exons ATGATGGCATACAAGCATGTGGTCGGCATCTTTTCACGAGATACTCGGGATAAGTTTGATTGGCTAATCCGTTTCCTCCTGACCATACCTGGAGTGAATGACGTTCGAACTATACATATCGCTAACACCAACTATATAGAGGTTATGGACGAGGCCTTTAAGTGCACCTTTGCCATCCTGTACCATTCCAAGAACAGAGGAAGGATAAATGTAGCCGACGTGACAGACGCTCTCTATGACAAAGAACTGGACGATTTGTCTCGTTGTCTAG GAAGAGATAGGGTCATTGTAGTGATAGATGATGTGGAGGACAGCTGTTTGGAGGCCAAGAACAATATCCTGCAGAAGCAGCCGAGCATTGGGAGACTGACCATAGAACTCTACCTCTTCGGTGACCAGGACAAGAATTATCAAGGAGAAGCATCAAATTTCACTGGAAACAAATTGGTTCATATGAAGAGGTTAATAAGTGGGAAAATCAACAAGGACCATCGTCCTGAAACCTCAG TAAACTATGTCCAGTATCCG GCTGACAGAAGTTTCCTCCAGAGAATCAATAATGTACGAAAGCATGTGCTTAGAGCAAGACTTTTCTATCAGATCACTAACTTGTCCAAG AAACACGCTTGTATCGTTCTCTTTGGAATTTGCATAACTGTTATAATCAGTCTGGTTGTTACTCTGAGTAGACTAGTCTGTGGAGAGAAGAACGTTACTCTCACCTGTAAGCATTAA
- the LOC121399008 gene encoding uncharacterized protein LOC121399008 isoform X1, whose product MMAYKHVVGIFSQDTRDEFDWLIPFLLTIPGVNDVRTIHITNTNYMEVMDEAYKCTFAILYHSMKRGRINVADVTDALYDKELDDLSRCLGRDGVIVVIDDVEDSCLEAKNNILQKQPSIGRLTIELYLFGDQDKNYQGEASNFTGNKLVHMKRLISGKINKDHRPETSVNNYVQYPADRRISLQRINEVRKHVLRARLFYQITNLSKRGDQYHQHKSLVDPRLSNLSNGLVKPLEYYNISPAEDHGTLKHACIVLFGICIIVIIILGVTLERRGVERRGERYSNTLTRKH is encoded by the exons ATGATGGCATACAAGCATGTGGTCGGCATCTTTTCACAAGATACTCGGGATGAGTTTGATTGGCTAATCCCTTTCCTCCTGACCATACCTGGAGTGAATGACGTTCGAACTATACATATCACCAACACCAACTATATGGAGGTTATGGACGAGGCCTATAAGTGCACCTTTGCCATCCTGTACCATTCCATGAAAAGAGGAAGGATAAATGTAGCCGACGTGACAGACGCTCTCTATGACAAAGAACTGGACGATTTGTCTCGTTGTCTAG GAAGAGATGGGGTCATTGTAGTGATAGATGATGTGGAGGACAGCTGTTTGGAGGCCAAGAACAATATCCTGCAGAAGCAGCCGAGCATTGGGAGACTGACCATAGAACTCTACCTCTTCGGTGACCAGGACAAGAATTATCAAGGAGAAGCATCAAATTTCACTGGAAACAAATTGGTTCATATGAAGAGGTTAATAAGTGGGAAAATCAACAAGGACCATCGTCCTGAAACCTCAG TAAACAACTATGTCCAGTATCCG GCTGACAGAAGAATTTCCCTCCAGAGAATCAATGAGGTACGAAAGCATGTGCTTAGAGCAAGACTTTTCTATCAGATCACTAACTTGTCCAAG AGAGGGGATCAATATCATCAGCACAAGAGCCTGGTGGACCCTAGACTATCCAATCTAAGCAATGGCCTTGTGAAACCATTAGAATACTATAACATCTCACCAGCAGAAGATCATGGCACTCTG AAACACGCTTGTATCGTTCTCTTTGGAATTTGCATAATTGTTATAATCATTCTGGGTGTTACTCTAGAGAGGAGAGGAGTAGAGAGGAGAGGAGAACGTTACTCTAATACTCTCACCCGTAAGCATTAA
- the LOC121399008 gene encoding uncharacterized protein LOC121399008 isoform X2 gives MMAYKHVVGIFSQDTRDEFDWLIPFLLTIPGVNDVRTIHITNTNYMEVMDEAYKCTFAILYHSMKRGRINVADVTDALYDKELDDLSRCLGRDGVIVVIDDVEDSCLEAKNNILQKQPSIGRLTIELYLFGDQDKNYQGEASNFTGNKLVHMKRLISGKINKDHRPETSVNNYVQYPADRRISLQRINEKHACIVLFGICIIVIIILGVTLERRGVERRGERYSNTLTRKH, from the exons ATGATGGCATACAAGCATGTGGTCGGCATCTTTTCACAAGATACTCGGGATGAGTTTGATTGGCTAATCCCTTTCCTCCTGACCATACCTGGAGTGAATGACGTTCGAACTATACATATCACCAACACCAACTATATGGAGGTTATGGACGAGGCCTATAAGTGCACCTTTGCCATCCTGTACCATTCCATGAAAAGAGGAAGGATAAATGTAGCCGACGTGACAGACGCTCTCTATGACAAAGAACTGGACGATTTGTCTCGTTGTCTAG GAAGAGATGGGGTCATTGTAGTGATAGATGATGTGGAGGACAGCTGTTTGGAGGCCAAGAACAATATCCTGCAGAAGCAGCCGAGCATTGGGAGACTGACCATAGAACTCTACCTCTTCGGTGACCAGGACAAGAATTATCAAGGAGAAGCATCAAATTTCACTGGAAACAAATTGGTTCATATGAAGAGGTTAATAAGTGGGAAAATCAACAAGGACCATCGTCCTGAAACCTCAG TAAACAACTATGTCCAGTATCCG GCTGACAGAAGAATTTCCCTCCAGAGAATCAATGAG AAACACGCTTGTATCGTTCTCTTTGGAATTTGCATAATTGTTATAATCATTCTGGGTGTTACTCTAGAGAGGAGAGGAGTAGAGAGGAGAGGAGAACGTTACTCTAATACTCTCACCCGTAAGCATTAA